The following coding sequences are from one Geothrix sp. window:
- a CDS encoding CHASE domain-containing protein: MTTPPSHLPFRGRLGILGVLLVGIALSTLGFFSAQEANRRQVEAAFHAAARDRTESVIQGLQHGFEDVAVLRSFFQASDEVTRKDFDDFLAPLLARHPYIQAFQWLPKVTPQNRAALEAEARRLHPGFRFFERDAAGNSMELPSGASFYGIHFVAPFRGNEVTLGYVAQALATRQEALARALRTDSLAASGRIRLIQETGDQSGVLVMIPVRGKDGQPLGVVQGVFRMGDLVQKSMTFLEPQGVALRLFDASAPAPESLLHEETSPLPPVGPTREDGLRLSRAFSLAGRNWLVTVTPVGGHFALGTSWRAWAVLVAGLAFSSLLAGYVRTLLASEADIRTQVESRTQELAQEMESHRLDAQALRESEARFRHLIEVMGEGLWVLDGQGLTTFVNRRMAEMLGYAPADMVGRSLFEFMTEVDVAQAKRNLTDRRDGHGIQHDFRFRRQDGGELWTIVTGTPVMDEDGQLLSVLGVITDITERRRQEQAQLQSQKLESLGILAGGIAHDFNNLLTAILGNISLAQLCMPKVAPAWPYLENMERAVQRATNLTRQMLAYSGKGRFVVGPLDLNQAVQELSHLLSVSTSKKVAIRFQLQENLPTVIGEASQIQQVVMNLVTNAAEAIGEAEGIVSIRTGLQTYGGPDLERDFPGQPMEPGPFLTLEVSDTGQGMTPEVQARIFEPFFTTKFTGRGLGLSAMQGIVRGHRGGIRVYSEVGKGTTFKVIFPAGDGLVRETGNDAEGEAWTGSGTILVVDDEEAVRLVARDMVRSMGFEVVTAEDGVQALARFREASGRICAVLMDLTMPHMDGLETFRELRRLDPGCRVVLTSGYNEQEAIQDFLGKGLAAFVQKPFLRDDLLKALRRALEA; the protein is encoded by the coding sequence TTGACCACACCCCCATCCCACCTCCCGTTTCGGGGCCGCCTGGGCATCCTGGGGGTGCTCCTGGTCGGGATCGCCCTCTCCACCCTGGGCTTCTTCTCCGCCCAGGAGGCGAACCGCCGGCAGGTGGAGGCGGCGTTCCACGCCGCGGCCCGGGACCGCACCGAGAGCGTGATCCAGGGCCTGCAGCATGGCTTCGAGGATGTCGCGGTCCTCCGCAGCTTCTTCCAGGCCAGCGATGAGGTCACGCGGAAGGACTTCGACGACTTCCTGGCCCCCCTGCTGGCCCGTCACCCCTACATCCAAGCTTTCCAATGGCTGCCGAAGGTGACCCCGCAGAACCGGGCCGCCCTGGAGGCCGAGGCCCGCCGCCTCCACCCCGGGTTCCGGTTCTTCGAGCGGGATGCCGCCGGCAACAGCATGGAACTGCCATCGGGGGCCTCGTTTTACGGCATCCACTTCGTAGCCCCCTTCCGGGGCAACGAGGTCACCCTCGGCTATGTGGCCCAGGCCCTGGCCACGCGCCAGGAGGCCCTGGCCCGGGCCCTCCGCACGGACTCCCTTGCCGCCAGTGGCCGGATCCGGCTCATCCAGGAGACGGGCGACCAGTCCGGCGTCCTGGTGATGATCCCCGTGCGCGGCAAGGATGGCCAGCCACTGGGGGTGGTCCAGGGCGTCTTCCGCATGGGGGACCTGGTCCAGAAATCCATGACCTTCCTCGAGCCCCAGGGGGTCGCCCTCAGGCTGTTCGATGCCAGCGCCCCGGCCCCGGAGTCCCTCCTGCACGAGGAGACCTCCCCGCTGCCGCCGGTTGGGCCGACCCGGGAGGATGGGCTGCGACTCTCCAGGGCCTTCTCCCTGGCTGGCCGCAACTGGCTGGTGACCGTCACTCCGGTTGGTGGGCACTTCGCCCTGGGCACGTCCTGGCGCGCCTGGGCGGTCCTGGTGGCCGGCCTGGCCTTCTCGTCCCTGCTGGCGGGTTACGTGCGGACGCTCCTGGCCAGCGAGGCGGACATCCGCACCCAGGTGGAGTCCCGCACCCAGGAACTGGCCCAGGAGATGGAAAGCCACCGCCTCGATGCCCAGGCCCTGCGCGAAAGCGAGGCGCGGTTCCGGCACCTCATCGAGGTCATGGGCGAGGGGCTGTGGGTCCTGGATGGCCAGGGCCTGACCACCTTCGTGAATCGCCGGATGGCCGAGATGCTGGGCTACGCCCCCGCCGACATGGTGGGCCGGTCCCTGTTCGAGTTCATGACGGAGGTCGATGTCGCCCAGGCGAAACGGAACCTGACGGATCGCCGGGACGGGCACGGCATCCAGCACGACTTCCGGTTCCGCCGCCAGGATGGGGGGGAACTCTGGACCATCGTGACGGGCACCCCCGTGATGGATGAGGATGGCCAGCTGCTGAGCGTGCTCGGCGTGATCACGGACATCACGGAGCGGCGGCGCCAGGAGCAGGCGCAGCTGCAGAGCCAGAAGCTGGAGAGCCTCGGCATCCTGGCCGGCGGCATCGCCCATGACTTCAACAACCTGCTCACGGCGATCCTGGGGAACATCAGCCTGGCCCAGCTCTGCATGCCGAAGGTCGCCCCGGCCTGGCCCTACCTGGAGAACATGGAGCGGGCCGTGCAGCGGGCCACCAACCTCACCCGCCAGATGCTGGCCTATTCCGGCAAGGGGCGCTTCGTGGTGGGCCCCCTGGACCTGAACCAGGCGGTGCAGGAGCTCTCGCACCTGCTGAGCGTCTCCACCTCGAAGAAAGTGGCGATCCGCTTCCAGCTGCAGGAGAACCTGCCCACCGTCATCGGGGAGGCCTCCCAGATCCAGCAGGTGGTGATGAACCTGGTCACCAATGCGGCGGAGGCCATCGGGGAGGCGGAAGGCATCGTGTCCATCCGGACCGGGCTGCAGACTTATGGCGGACCGGACCTGGAACGGGATTTCCCCGGGCAGCCCATGGAGCCCGGCCCGTTCCTCACCCTCGAAGTCTCGGACACGGGCCAGGGCATGACCCCGGAAGTCCAGGCGAGGATCTTCGAGCCCTTCTTCACCACCAAGTTCACGGGTCGCGGCCTGGGTCTCTCCGCCATGCAGGGCATCGTGCGCGGGCACCGCGGCGGGATCCGCGTCTACAGCGAGGTGGGGAAGGGCACCACCTTCAAGGTGATCTTCCCGGCGGGGGATGGGCTCGTCCGCGAGACCGGGAATGACGCCGAAGGAGAGGCCTGGACGGGCAGCGGGACCATCCTGGTGGTGGACGATGAGGAGGCCGTGCGCCTCGTGGCCAGGGACATGGTCCGCTCCATGGGATTCGAGGTGGTCACCGCGGAGGACGGGGTCCAGGCCCTGGCCCGCTTCCGGGAGGCGTCCGGGCGGATCTGCGCCGTCCTCATGGACCTGACCATGCCCCACATGGATGGCCTGGAGACCTTCCGCGAGCTGCGCCGCCTGGACCCCGGCTGCCGGGTGGTGCTCACCAGCGGCTACAACGAGCAGGAGGCCATCCAGGACTTCCTGGGCAAGGGGCTGGCGGCCTTCGTCCAGAAGCCCTTCCTCCGGGATGACCTCCTGAAGGCGCTGCGGCGGGCGCTGGAGGCCTAG
- a CDS encoding aminotransferase class I/II-fold pyridoxal phosphate-dependent enzyme, whose amino-acid sequence MIPPSWQARLQQSAEARRALGRDRAIHPAAGVDVCSNDYLGLRRDPRLAEAAARAAREHGAGAGAARLLRGTCGLHDELEATLARWKGTGACLLFNTGYQANATLIPALVGQGDAVFSDALNHASLVDGCRMARANGAQVGIYRHLDLGDLASQLAAWRAGAPAEALALVVTDAVFSMDGDAADLPALLTLCERHGALLLIDEAHATGLLGADGAGLAQLQGVHGRVPLVMGTLGKALGSFGAFVCCDSALRDHLLNGARGFIFSTALPPPVVGAALEGIRLARAEPWRRERALALADRLREALGQPRQPSAIVPVPVGADADAVRLAQALQDQGFDVRAVRPPTVPEGSARLRITTGAHLSDAEVAALAAALQEKVKRA is encoded by the coding sequence GTGATCCCCCCGTCCTGGCAAGCCCGCCTGCAGCAGTCGGCCGAGGCCCGGCGGGCCCTGGGCCGGGACCGGGCCATCCACCCGGCCGCCGGGGTGGATGTCTGCTCAAACGACTACCTGGGCCTGCGGCGGGATCCCCGCCTGGCCGAGGCCGCCGCCCGGGCCGCCCGGGAGCATGGGGCCGGGGCCGGGGCGGCCCGGCTCCTGCGGGGCACCTGCGGCCTCCACGACGAGCTCGAGGCGACCCTGGCCCGATGGAAGGGCACCGGGGCCTGCCTGCTCTTCAACACGGGCTACCAGGCCAACGCCACCCTCATCCCCGCCCTGGTGGGCCAGGGTGACGCAGTGTTCTCCGATGCCCTCAACCACGCCTCCCTGGTGGACGGCTGCCGCATGGCCCGAGCGAACGGGGCCCAGGTCGGCATCTACCGGCACCTCGACCTCGGGGACCTGGCCTCGCAGCTGGCGGCCTGGCGGGCCGGGGCCCCGGCCGAGGCCCTGGCCCTGGTGGTCACGGATGCGGTGTTCAGCATGGATGGCGATGCCGCTGACCTGCCGGCCCTGCTCACCTTGTGCGAACGGCATGGGGCCCTGCTGCTCATCGACGAGGCCCACGCCACGGGCCTGCTGGGTGCCGATGGCGCCGGCCTGGCCCAGCTGCAGGGGGTCCACGGGCGGGTGCCCCTGGTGATGGGGACCCTCGGGAAGGCCCTCGGGAGCTTCGGCGCCTTCGTCTGCTGCGACTCGGCGCTCCGGGACCACCTGCTGAACGGTGCGCGGGGCTTCATTTTCTCGACCGCCCTGCCGCCCCCGGTTGTGGGCGCGGCCCTGGAGGGGATTCGCCTGGCCCGGGCCGAACCGTGGCGACGGGAGCGCGCCCTGGCCCTGGCGGACCGCCTGCGGGAAGCCCTGGGGCAGCCCCGCCAGCCCTCGGCCATCGTTCCCGTTCCGGTGGGTGCCGACGCCGACGCCGTCCGCCTGGCCCAGGCCCTGCAGGACCAGGGTTTCGACGTGCGGGCCGTGCGGCCCCCCACGGTCCCGGAGGGCTCGGCCCGTCTGCGCATCACCACCGGGGCGCACCTGTCCGACGCGGAGGTGGCCGCCCTGGCCGCAGCCCTGCAGGAGAAGGTAAAAAGGGCCTAG
- a CDS encoding Bax inhibitor-1/YccA family protein: protein MEFQRSWQGASEGTRSRVDFVRSVYLWLMGGFAVAALGAVSAPFVARALVPVVGQYLGWVLFGAQFGTLMFASSVRRRAPLNKLAYGLFTFTSGVIAGIVALVIASGAGFTPVFLAFGLTGVVFMTLTITAFVTKKDFSFLRNFVIVGIAVMFFGSLAAMIFHLQTFSLVISGVAVIACSAKLLWDTSAMLRTNDFGDPAGFALSLFVSLYNIFISLMNLLGGRRR, encoded by the coding sequence ATGGAATTCCAGCGGTCGTGGCAGGGAGCTTCCGAAGGGACCAGGTCCCGGGTCGATTTTGTCCGAAGCGTCTACCTGTGGCTCATGGGCGGATTCGCCGTGGCGGCCCTGGGGGCCGTCAGTGCCCCATTCGTGGCCCGGGCCCTCGTGCCGGTGGTGGGTCAATACCTGGGTTGGGTCCTGTTTGGTGCCCAGTTCGGAACCTTGATGTTTGCCTCCTCGGTTCGTCGTCGGGCGCCGCTGAACAAGCTTGCCTATGGCCTGTTCACCTTCACCTCCGGTGTCATCGCGGGCATCGTGGCCCTGGTGATCGCCTCGGGCGCTGGCTTCACCCCGGTGTTTCTGGCCTTTGGCCTCACGGGAGTGGTGTTCATGACCCTGACCATTACGGCCTTCGTTACGAAGAAGGACTTCAGCTTCCTCCGTAACTTCGTCATCGTCGGCATCGCGGTCATGTTCTTTGGCAGCCTTGCCGCCATGATCTTCCACCTGCAGACCTTCAGCCTCGTCATCTCCGGCGTGGCCGTCATCGCCTGCTCGGCGAAGCTGCTCTGGGACACCTCGGCCATGCTCCGCACCAATGACTTCGGCGATCCCGCCGGCTTTGCCCTGTCCCTCTTCGTGAGCCTCTACAACATCTTCATCTCGCTGATGAACCTTCTCGGCGGACGGCGCCGCTAG
- a CDS encoding peptidylprolyl isomerase — MLRASLISLLALGVVAQEPAKVPAPAPAPAPVVAPAPAPKPEEVVLARVGGEAITEADFQAAFRLLGQQEQMQILMIQGGKEEFVKRMAESKLLSVKAKRMELDKTPGYLRALDRTKDDLLAREYLAKEGEALQKKLVVAEADVKTYYDKHPERFKQPDLVSVRHILVSVKQGEDQPGLSDADAKKRIAKIQAELKKGAKFEDLARKYTDDPGSKESGGLYADADPSAWVPEFGAAARTQPVGKVGAPVKTQYGYHLVKVEARKPARQVPFEEAKQPAEKMAQQERQATVWNELMDSLRKEIPFEVVKSAAPKAPEAPKAVEAGKAGAQ, encoded by the coding sequence ATGCTCCGTGCCTCCCTGATCTCCCTTCTCGCCCTCGGTGTCGTCGCCCAGGAACCCGCCAAGGTCCCCGCCCCGGCACCGGCCCCTGCGCCCGTCGTGGCGCCGGCTCCCGCCCCCAAGCCCGAGGAGGTCGTGCTCGCCAGGGTGGGGGGCGAGGCCATCACCGAGGCGGACTTCCAGGCCGCCTTCCGCCTGCTGGGCCAGCAGGAGCAGATGCAGATCCTCATGATCCAGGGCGGCAAGGAGGAGTTCGTCAAGCGCATGGCCGAGAGCAAGCTGCTCTCCGTGAAGGCCAAGCGGATGGAGCTGGACAAGACGCCCGGCTACCTGCGGGCCCTGGACCGCACCAAGGACGACCTGCTGGCCCGTGAGTACCTGGCCAAGGAGGGCGAGGCCCTGCAGAAGAAGCTGGTCGTGGCCGAGGCCGACGTGAAGACCTACTACGACAAGCACCCGGAGCGCTTCAAGCAGCCGGACCTGGTCTCGGTGCGCCACATCCTGGTGTCCGTGAAGCAGGGCGAGGACCAGCCGGGCCTGAGCGACGCGGACGCGAAGAAGCGCATCGCGAAGATCCAGGCTGAGCTCAAGAAGGGCGCCAAGTTCGAGGACCTGGCCAGGAAGTACACGGACGATCCCGGCAGCAAGGAGAGCGGCGGGCTCTACGCCGACGCGGATCCCTCGGCCTGGGTGCCCGAGTTCGGCGCCGCCGCCCGCACTCAGCCCGTTGGCAAGGTGGGCGCTCCGGTGAAGACCCAGTACGGCTACCACCTGGTCAAGGTCGAGGCGCGGAAGCCCGCCCGCCAGGTCCCCTTCGAAGAGGCCAAGCAGCCCGCGGAGAAGATGGCCCAGCAGGAGCGCCAGGCCACCGTCTGGAACGAGCTGATGGATAGCCTGCGCAAGGAGATCCCCTTCGAGGTGGTCAAGTCGGCCGCGCCCAAGGCGCCCGAGGCGCCGAAGGCCGTCGAAGCCGGCAAGGCAGGTGCCCAGTGA
- a CDS encoding peptidylprolyl isomerase produces MKAVASALALLLAAPMLVAETKPDVREEILVVVNKHIITRRGLTQAVEQQHAALYRQFSGKELDEKLADAREKTLQGLVDAFLLEDKGAELGSPVSDEYVRASIDGIKKENNFATDADLERALKGSLGIGLPEFMKRQKQQAIQQFVLQREVFSKVAVEDNELRAYYEDHKDEYRMPSRFRIRELVLAKGATVEEQTEARKKLEAIQAELKGGKAFEELARLHSTSPSKATGGDLGWMNKGFLRASIEEAAVKLKPEQVSAPIETDKDLYLIQLIALEDAPVKAFAEVKPKILEKLQEPKAQNAMEQYLANLRMRANIRYLVPKEQILKG; encoded by the coding sequence GTGAAGGCGGTCGCGTCCGCGCTGGCGCTCCTCCTGGCCGCCCCCATGCTGGTGGCCGAGACCAAGCCCGATGTCCGCGAGGAGATCCTCGTGGTCGTGAACAAGCACATCATCACGCGGCGCGGCCTGACCCAGGCCGTGGAGCAGCAGCACGCCGCGCTCTACCGCCAGTTCTCCGGCAAGGAGCTGGACGAGAAGCTGGCCGACGCCCGGGAAAAGACCCTCCAGGGCCTGGTGGATGCCTTCCTGCTGGAGGACAAGGGTGCCGAGCTGGGTTCCCCGGTCTCCGACGAATACGTCCGGGCCAGCATCGACGGCATCAAGAAGGAGAACAACTTCGCCACGGACGCCGACCTGGAGCGGGCCCTCAAGGGCAGCCTCGGCATCGGGCTCCCGGAGTTCATGAAGCGCCAGAAGCAGCAGGCCATCCAGCAGTTCGTGCTCCAGCGCGAGGTGTTCTCCAAGGTCGCCGTGGAGGACAACGAGCTGCGGGCCTACTACGAGGACCACAAGGACGAGTACCGGATGCCCAGCCGCTTCCGCATCCGCGAGCTGGTGCTCGCCAAGGGCGCCACCGTCGAGGAGCAGACCGAGGCCCGGAAGAAGCTGGAGGCCATCCAGGCCGAACTCAAGGGCGGCAAGGCCTTCGAGGAACTGGCCCGCCTGCACTCCACCAGCCCCAGCAAGGCCACGGGCGGCGATCTGGGCTGGATGAACAAGGGCTTCCTCCGCGCCAGCATCGAGGAGGCGGCCGTGAAGCTCAAGCCGGAGCAGGTCTCGGCGCCCATCGAGACGGACAAGGACCTCTACCTGATCCAGCTCATCGCCCTGGAGGACGCCCCGGTGAAGGCCTTCGCCGAGGTGAAGCCCAAGATCCTGGAGAAGCTCCAGGAGCCCAAGGCCCAGAACGCCATGGAACAGTACCTGGCCAACCTCCGGATGCGCGCCAACATCCGCTACCTGGTGCCCAAGGAACAGATCCTGAAGGGGTGA
- a CDS encoding RNA-binding S4 domain-containing protein produces MRLDAFLKKSLLIKRRELANQLCDEGMVRVNGVPRKASQDVKAEDELEFPLYNRVLKVRVLSLPEGNVKKADQWSLFEVLEDKRIPLDLGFGDEDPFAAPPKAPRNH; encoded by the coding sequence GTGCGTCTCGACGCCTTCCTCAAGAAGAGCCTGCTCATCAAGCGGCGGGAGCTGGCCAACCAGCTCTGCGACGAGGGGATGGTGCGGGTGAACGGGGTGCCCCGGAAGGCCAGCCAGGACGTGAAGGCCGAGGACGAGCTGGAGTTCCCGCTCTACAACCGCGTGCTCAAGGTCCGCGTGCTCTCCCTGCCCGAGGGCAACGTGAAGAAGGCGGATCAGTGGTCGCTCTTCGAGGTACTGGAAGACAAGCGGATTCCCCTGGACCTGGGTTTCGGCGACGAGGATCCCTTCGCGGCTCCGCCCAAGGCGCCCCGGAATCACTAG
- a CDS encoding 3'-5' exoribonuclease YhaM family protein produces the protein MPDQPPIRSLKEGDSFQGFLLAQEAAYKVSTKGSEYLELKLADASGDLKAFLWDVRAIEGDMEAIRADAFLRVKGTVTSYNGRLQMKLDKARFAADAEVGDFSAFFPVSARPVPEMLAELDGVIASVRDPWIRQLLTALFVEDGDLRAAFALAPAAKSMHHAYLGGLLEHTLSILGMAERACAHYRALNRDLVVAGVFLHDVGKTAELSYQRSFGYTDAGNLLGHIALEADWISRAVGKIPGFPEELRMQILHIVLSHHGRLEFGSPVLPKTPEALLVHYLDDLDGKLEAMFRAVQDEAGGGSWSPYSRALERMIYRKRWPEANRA, from the coding sequence ATGCCCGACCAGCCCCCCATCCGCAGCCTGAAGGAGGGCGACTCGTTCCAGGGCTTCCTCCTGGCCCAGGAGGCCGCCTACAAGGTCAGCACCAAGGGCAGCGAGTACCTGGAGCTGAAGCTGGCCGACGCCTCCGGCGACCTGAAGGCTTTCCTCTGGGACGTCCGGGCCATCGAGGGCGACATGGAGGCCATTCGGGCCGATGCCTTCCTGCGGGTGAAGGGCACGGTCACGAGCTACAACGGACGCCTCCAGATGAAGCTGGACAAGGCCCGGTTCGCCGCGGACGCGGAGGTGGGCGACTTCTCGGCCTTCTTCCCCGTGAGCGCCCGGCCCGTGCCCGAGATGCTGGCGGAGCTGGACGGGGTCATCGCCTCGGTCCGCGATCCCTGGATCCGACAGCTGCTGACGGCGCTGTTCGTGGAGGATGGCGACCTCCGCGCTGCCTTCGCCCTGGCGCCCGCGGCCAAGTCCATGCACCACGCCTACCTCGGGGGGCTGCTGGAGCACACCCTCTCGATCCTGGGCATGGCGGAACGGGCCTGCGCCCACTACCGGGCGCTGAACCGCGACCTGGTGGTGGCCGGCGTCTTCCTCCATGACGTGGGGAAGACGGCCGAGCTGAGCTATCAGCGCAGCTTCGGGTACACCGATGCCGGCAACCTGCTGGGCCACATTGCCCTGGAGGCCGACTGGATCAGCCGCGCAGTGGGCAAGATCCCCGGGTTTCCCGAAGAGCTGCGGATGCAGATCCTGCACATCGTCCTGAGCCACCACGGGCGCCTGGAGTTCGGCTCACCGGTGCTGCCGAAGACCCCCGAGGCCCTCCTGGTCCACTATCTGGACGACCTGGACGGAAAGCTGGAAGCCATGTTCCGGGCGGTGCAGGATGAGGCTGGCGGCGGTTCCTGGAGCCCCTACAGCCGGGCGCTGGAGCGCATGATCTACCGCAAACGGTGGCCCGAGGCGAACCGGGCCTGA